AGAAAAAGCAATGAACAACCATGAATAGAAAAAAATTGGCGAAAAAGAAGCTAACCGGAGTAAGGTCCCAGCCGCCAAGAGCGATAAAATGTTGGGTTTTAAAGAAATTTAAATAAGCTTGCCAGGGGTAAGAAAGAGTTCGTTGCCAGTTTAAAGCGTTTTCGTGAAAAGGAGCAAGGAAGTCACCTGTCAAGCGATACATGAAAAAAAGAAAAGATAAAAAGGGAAGAAGAGAAAAAAAAGCACTTGCCCAATACCGAAAAGAAATTTTTATTGGTCGGAAGTTGGATTCTTTTAAAAGAACAAAAAATACGATTCCTATGAGAACGATACCCGGGACTCGAGTGATGGCGCATAGGGCGGCGCAAAGGAAGGACCAATGGTATTTTTTTCGAAAAAGAAATAAGAATACCAAAGAAGACAGAAAAAGAAAAAGGCTTTCAGTATAGACCATAGAGAAAAAAATTGATGTTGGGAAAAGGAGAAGATACATTATGGTTTTCTCTGCAACTTTTTTTTCTCCGGTAGCTTCTTCGGTTATCAGAAAAATTACATATAAAGCGCCGAGAAAAAAGATGTTAGAAAGCAGAAAGCCAATAAGAGGAAGATTCAAATTAAAAACCGTATGGATACCTCTCATTAAAAGAGGATAAAGCGGGAAAAAAGGCCAGTCGGCTGGGGGATGCTCCTCATCCATGCGGTATTGGTCATAACCTCTTTCTGCAATACGAAGATAAAAGGGGCTATCGAATTTAATATAGTCATTCAAAACTGGTTTATAAGAGTCTTTAATAAAAATAGGAAGAACCATTTTAGAACCCCCATGTTCTGAGAAAAACTGGGGAGGGTTATCATAATGAGAAAAGAGATTATATCCAAAATAGGTAGTGATATATATTCCTCCTCGACTGATGAGAAACAAAAATAGGATAAAGAGGAAGGAATTTAGAGAGACCTTTTTTATTAACATACCTAACTCCATATGTTATTGAACTGACTTTAATAACGAACTATACTACCACATCTGTGGGCGTTCAGTGAACAGTGATGAGTAAAAGATATAGTTATCCTTAGGTTTTCCACCAAGTTCAAATTATAATGGATAATGGTATAATATAGCGTTTCATTTGGTTCTTATAAAACTAATATGAAAATAAATTCTAAAGTCAGTCAATACCTAAAAGCAGGAAGTGACTTTTAAAATGACCGATATTGAATGTATTATTTTTGATTTAGACGATACATTGATAGAATCGGAACCGATTTGGGCAGTTGCTTATTCCAGGCTTTATAAAGCTCTTGGTCAAGAATTTTATCGGAAGGATTTATTGAAATATCTTGGCATGACGATTTTGGATGTATCACGTGATGCTCATTCTTTATTTAAAGTTACTCAATATACAGTAGAAGAGTGTGCTGCCATGTTGCGTAAGTTTCTCCTTGAAGGATATAATGGAAATATCAAGCTTATGCCGGGTGTTTCGGAATTTCTCCAAAAAGTTAATGGACGTTATAAGATGGCAATTGCCTCAGGATCTCCACGTGAAGTTATAGAAACATCCATTAAAGCTAAGGGATGGAACAAGATTTTTACTCAATATGTTTCTTCGGAGGAAGTGGAACATGGCAAGCCTGAACCGGATGTATTTTTAGAGGCTGCCCGCCGATTAGGATGCAAGCCTGAACATTCTCTGGTTATCGAAGATGGTGTAAAGGGTGTAATGGCAGCCAAAAATGCGGGCATGGCCGTCTTCTATGTAAAAAATCCTCCAGATCCTGAAGCAGTCTCTCGAGCTGATCGGTATTTCCTTTCGATGAAGGATATTCAACCCTTTGACCTCCATAAAATTTGAAAATAATTCTATATGAATGCTTGACTCTCCCCCTAACGGAAGGTTTATTTTATTTTTGTAAGCTTATATTGTTAGGTTCTTTCTCGGAAGATCTCCTTAGAAGAGAGCGATTAATCGGTACTACCCAGCAGAATAAGTTTTGGTATGGTTGAGATGCTCAAGTTGTTTCCTAATAAAGAACGGAATTAAAAAGGTGGTTTGCTATGGTTGAAAAAGAAATATCAGGTCGATTTTCTATTCGGTTTGCCACGCCAAACGATATTCCAATTATTCTCCAGTTGATTAAAGAGCTTGCCAAATACGAAAATCTACTTCATATGGTGGTTGCCGATGAGAAATTACTCGATGAATGGTTGTTTCAAAAGAAGGTTGTCGAAGTGATTATTGGTGAAATGAATAACACAGTAGTTGGTTTTTCGTTATTCTTTTATAATTTTTCAACCTTTTTGGGGAAACCGGGAATCTACATTGAGGATGTCTATGTCAAAAAGGAATACCGCCACCAAGGGTATGGAAAGGGTTTTTTCCGTTTTATAGCTCAATTGGCTCGGGAACGAGGTTGTGGAAGAATGGAGTGGAGCGTTCTTGATTGGAATGAGCCTGCTATACGATTTTATCAATCCTTAGGTGCCAGCCCTCTCAACGAGTGGATGGTTTATCGATTAACCAGCGAGGGAATTCAAAATTTGGCTGAAAGTAAATAGATTATCTCAACAGTTGCTTTTTCATCCGAATAAATTGAAAATGACTTTTCCCTAATTGAAGAGAGGGACTGGTACTTTCCATGACATATCCATTTTTCTGGTATAGTTTAATGGCTCTTTGA
The nucleotide sequence above comes from Candidatus Atribacteria bacterium ADurb.Bin276. Encoded proteins:
- a CDS encoding Acetyltransferase (GNAT) family protein, translating into MVEKEISGRFSIRFATPNDIPIILQLIKELAKYENLLHMVVADEKLLDEWLFQKKVVEVIIGEMNNTVVGFSLFFYNFSTFLGKPGIYIEDVYVKKEYRHQGYGKGFFRFIAQLARERGCGRMEWSVLDWNEPAIRFYQSLGASPLNEWMVYRLTSEGIQNLAESK
- a CDS encoding Phosphorylated carbohydrates phosphatase: MTDIECIIFDLDDTLIESEPIWAVAYSRLYKALGQEFYRKDLLKYLGMTILDVSRDAHSLFKVTQYTVEECAAMLRKFLLEGYNGNIKLMPGVSEFLQKVNGRYKMAIASGSPREVIETSIKAKGWNKIFTQYVSSEEVEHGKPEPDVFLEAARRLGCKPEHSLVIEDGVKGVMAAKNAGMAVFYVKNPPDPEAVSRADRYFLSMKDIQPFDLHKI
- a CDS encoding Mannosyltransferase (PIG-V); this translates as MLIKKVSLNSFLFILFLFLISRGGIYITTYFGYNLFSHYDNPPQFFSEHGGSKMVLPIFIKDSYKPVLNDYIKFDSPFYLRIAERGYDQYRMDEEHPPADWPFFPLYPLLMRGIHTVFNLNLPLIGFLLSNIFFLGALYVIFLITEEATGEKKVAEKTIMYLLLFPTSIFFSMVYTESLFLFLSSLVFLFLFRKKYHWSFLCAALCAITRVPGIVLIGIVFFVLLKESNFRPIKISFRYWASAFFSLLPFLSFLFFMYRLTGDFLAPFHENALNWQRTLSYPWQAYLNFFKTQHFIALGGWDLTPVSFFFANFFLFMVVHCFFSLKKRPELILYGILLTLISLCSMNTNFTSFLRYQSVVFPLFLGMGNLGTKYSWVDYLIILFFSIFQVIYSIGFINNYFFVV